GGGGAAGTGGTGCGGGCGATGGAGCCTGATTTCGCGATGGTCGAGTGCTTCCATCAGGGCGACAACGCCTGTGTCATCACGTCGGCGTGCAATTTGCGCGGTGTGCTCGGCGAGGCGCTGCGTTCGTACTTTGCCGTGCTCGATCGCTACACGCTCGCCGATCTCGTCAGTCAGCCCGCAACGCTGCGCCGCCTGCTGGGCGATGCCGCCGCTGCCGTTCCCGTCTCGGACATCAAGCGCAGGAAGCCCCTTCCGCTGTCGTAATCCCCACTTTTCCGGCCATT
This is a stretch of genomic DNA from Pandoraea faecigallinarum. It encodes these proteins:
- a CDS encoding Rrf2 family transcriptional regulator, whose protein sequence is MRLTDHTDYSLRTLIYVAVHPDELVHVQSVADAFDIPKNHLVKIVQKLGQLGFLHTVRGRAGGIRLGRPPERIGLGEVVRAMEPDFAMVECFHQGDNACVITSACNLRGVLGEALRSYFAVLDRYTLADLVSQPATLRRLLGDAAAAVPVSDIKRRKPLPLS